One Desulfobulbus oligotrophicus DNA segment encodes these proteins:
- the scpA gene encoding methylmalonyl-CoA mutase, with protein MSSPDFTTIGFKPVSAPMDYQAWAAKVKKETGLTAEELAWRTVEQIDVKPLYTRKDYDALDHLSYMAGIPPYLRGPYGTMFVQRPWTVRQYAGFSTAEESNAFYRRNLAAGQMGLSIAFDLATHRGYDSDHARVVGDVGKAGVAVDSILDMNVLFAGIPLDQMTVSMTMNGAVLPIMAFYIVAAEEQGVKQSQLGGTIQNDILKEYMVRNTYIYPPAQSMRIISDIFAFTSKNMPKYNSISISGYHMEEAGATSDIEMAYTLADGWDYARAGVAAGMSIDTFAPRLSFFWAQGMNYFMEIAKMRAARVLWAKIIKSFNPQNVKSLPLRTHSQTSGWSLTEGDPFNNVCRTVIEGMAAALGHTQSMHTNSLDEAIALPTEFSARIARNTQLYLQDETNILRPADPWGGSFYLEALTGAIMKRGWDLIQEIENLGGMAKAIETGLPKMRIEEAAARRQAGIDSGREKIVGVNSYCLDKEEALDTLEVDNTAVRESQLKRLAKLKAERDEPKCQAALNALTHCADTGEGNLLALSIEAARARASLGEICFALEKKWGRHTAVIRSISGVYKAEFSEKEEVQKVIQMTKEFEELEGRRPRIMVAKMGQDGHDRGAKVISTAFADLGFDVDIGPLFQTPEEAARQAVENDAHIVGFSSLAAGHKTLLPALVEELEKLGRPDIMCVIGGVIPAPDYQFLRDHGAAAIFGPGTVIPVAAMKILEELKARLHGE; from the coding sequence GCATCCCGCCCTACCTGCGCGGCCCCTATGGCACCATGTTCGTGCAGCGCCCCTGGACCGTCCGTCAGTACGCCGGGTTTTCCACTGCCGAGGAAAGTAACGCCTTCTACCGCCGCAACCTTGCAGCCGGTCAGATGGGGTTGTCCATCGCCTTTGATCTGGCGACCCACCGGGGCTATGATTCTGATCACGCGCGTGTGGTCGGCGATGTGGGCAAGGCCGGTGTGGCCGTTGATTCGATCCTGGATATGAACGTGCTCTTTGCCGGTATCCCGCTCGATCAGATGACGGTGTCCATGACCATGAATGGTGCGGTGCTGCCGATCATGGCCTTCTACATCGTTGCCGCCGAGGAACAGGGGGTGAAGCAGTCGCAACTGGGCGGCACCATCCAGAACGACATCCTCAAGGAATACATGGTGCGCAACACCTACATCTATCCGCCGGCGCAGAGTATGCGCATCATCTCCGACATCTTCGCCTTTACCTCGAAGAACATGCCCAAGTACAACAGCATCAGCATCTCGGGCTACCATATGGAGGAGGCGGGCGCCACCTCGGACATCGAGATGGCCTACACCCTGGCCGACGGCTGGGACTATGCCCGCGCTGGTGTTGCCGCCGGCATGAGCATCGACACCTTTGCTCCCCGGCTGTCGTTTTTTTGGGCCCAGGGCATGAACTACTTCATGGAGATCGCCAAGATGCGCGCAGCCCGGGTGCTCTGGGCCAAGATCATCAAGAGCTTCAATCCGCAGAACGTCAAATCCCTGCCTCTGCGCACCCACAGCCAGACCTCGGGATGGAGCCTCACCGAGGGCGACCCGTTCAACAACGTCTGCCGAACCGTCATTGAAGGCATGGCCGCGGCGCTCGGCCATACCCAGTCAATGCACACCAACTCGCTGGATGAGGCCATTGCCCTGCCCACGGAGTTCTCGGCGCGCATTGCCCGTAACACCCAGCTGTATTTGCAGGATGAGACCAACATCCTGCGGCCGGCTGACCCCTGGGGCGGTTCGTTTTATCTGGAGGCCCTGACCGGCGCCATCATGAAGCGCGGTTGGGATTTAATCCAGGAGATTGAGAACCTGGGCGGTATGGCCAAGGCCATCGAGACCGGTCTGCCCAAGATGCGCATCGAGGAGGCGGCGGCCCGCCGCCAGGCGGGCATTGACTCCGGCCGGGAAAAAATTGTCGGTGTGAACAGCTACTGTCTGGACAAGGAGGAAGCGCTCGACACCCTGGAAGTCGATAACACCGCGGTGCGCGAGTCCCAGCTCAAACGGCTGGCCAAACTGAAGGCCGAGCGCGACGAGCCCAAGTGCCAGGCTGCATTGAACGCCCTGACCCACTGTGCCGATACCGGCGAGGGGAATTTGCTGGCGCTGTCGATTGAGGCGGCGCGAGCACGGGCATCACTTGGCGAGATCTGTTTTGCTTTGGAAAAGAAATGGGGGAGGCATACGGCCGTGATCCGATCGATTTCTGGTGTCTACAAGGCGGAGTTCAGCGAGAAGGAAGAGGTGCAGAAGGTTATCCAGATGACCAAGGAGTTCGAGGAGCTGGAAGGCCGTCGGCCGCGTATTATGGTGGCCAAGATGGGACAGGACGGCCATGATCGAGGCGCCAAGGTCATTTCAACAGCCTTTGCCGATCTGGGTTTTGATGTTGATATCGGCCCGTTGTTTCAGACTCCGGAGGAGGCTGCCCGCCAGGCGGTGGAGAACGACGCCCACATTGTCGGTTTCAGTTCGCTGGCAGCCGGCCACAAGACGCTGTTGCCTGCTCTGGTGGAAGAGCTCGAAAAACTGGGCCGACCGGACATCATGTGTGTCATCGGGGGCGTCATTCCGGCCCCGGACTATCAGTTTCTGCGTGACCACGGAGCAGCGGCCATCTTCGGCCCCGGCACGGTCATCCCGGTGGCGGCGATGAAGATCCTGGAGGAATTGAAAGCCAGACTGCACGGTGAGTAA